Proteins from a genomic interval of Spea bombifrons isolate aSpeBom1 chromosome 4, aSpeBom1.2.pri, whole genome shotgun sequence:
- the SFTPB gene encoding pulmonary surfactant-associated protein B isoform X1 codes for MEGTRVTWVCVLCVIAGVSGNVLVKDGCAQGPEFWCQDLVTAAQCGAIDHCKDTVWKEGEETLCGECKQIVAIMLNMVKASSIQDTVKSFLHKECSHLPITPLIVQCHQLVEQYQGILVDVLESQIKPQAICSSLTFCSSDQSNSWNSDQLTNHILEKVLPLIQENVHNVYTKASQEQGGNGDFPIPMPMCWMCKSFIGRFEAAIPKDAIAKSATALCLVLPGKIAGVCQCLVERYTVIILDLILGKLGPKLVCGLLFMCSTGENCGAELPVMPVLSHDITCDMCLAVTYKVKPTLGENATEADIKAALLRVCADPELDRKECQNFIQEHLAQLIQILQKPWDAKRTCKDAGFCPAVTNPAPEHTGCAAGPLYWCRSLETAKECEALGHCLTHVWH; via the exons ATGGAAGGGACACGCGTCACCTGGGTCTGCGTGCTGTGCGTCATCGCAG GTGTTTCTGGCAACGTCCTAGTGAAGGATGGATGTGCCCAGGGTCCAGAATTCTGGTGTCAGGATCTGGTGACGGCTGCTCAGTGTGGAGCCATCGATCACTGCAAGGACACTGTTTGGAAGGAAGGAGAG GAGACCCTGTGTGGGGAGTGTAAGCAGATTGTCGCAATAATGCTCAACATGGTGAAGGCATCGTCTATCCAG GACACCGTCAAGAGTTTCCTGCACAAGGAGTGCTCCCACTTGCCTATTACCCCTCTCATTGTCCAGTGTCACCAGTTAGTGGAACAGTATCAGGGCATCCTGGTTGATGTTTTGGAAAGTCAGATT AAGCCACAAGCTATATGTAGCTCCCTTACCTTCTGTTCATCGGACCAATCGAACAGCTGGAATTCGGATCAACTGACCAATCACATCCTGGAGAAAGTATTACCCCTTATCCAAGAGAATGTACACAACGTATATACCAAAGCTTCACAGGAACAG GGTGGAAATGGAGACTTCCCGATCCCAATGCCAATGTGCTGGATGTGTAAATCCTTCATTGGCCGCTTCGAGGCAGCCATACCAAAG GATGCCATTGCAAAGTCAGCCACAGCGCTGTGCCTCGTCCTGCCCGGGAAGATTGCTGGGGTGTGCCAGTGCTTGGTGGAGAGATATACCGTCATCATACTAGATCTCATTCTTGGCAAACTGGGGCCAAAACTGGTCTGTGGACTTCTGTTCATGTGTTCCACTGGTGAGAACTGTGGGGCAG AGCTACCAGTAATGCCGGTCCTGAGTCACGATATCACGTGCGATATGTGTCTGGCCGTCACGTACAAAGTGAAACCCACTCTGGGTGAAAATGCCACCGAGGCCGACATAAAAGCTGCTCTCCTGCGAGTCTGCGCTGACCCGGAGCTGGACCGGAAGGAG TGCCAGAACTTTATACAAGAGCACCTGGCGCAGCTGATCCAGATTCTCCAGAAGCCGTGGGACGCCAAGAGAACATGCAAG GATGCAGGTTTTTGCCCCGCCGTCACTAATCCTGCCCCAGAACATACGGGGTGTGCAGCGGGACCATTGTATTGGTGCAGGAGCCTGGAAACAGCCAAAGAGTGCGAG gCTCTTGGTCACTGTCTGACCCACGTTTGGCATTAA
- the SFTPB gene encoding pulmonary surfactant-associated protein B isoform X2 yields MEGTRVTWVCVLCVIAGVSGNVLVKDGCAQGPEFWCQDLVTAAQCGAIDHCKDTVWKEGEETLCGECKQIVAIMLNMVKASSIQDTVKSFLHKECSHLPITPLIVQCHQLVEQYQGILVDVLESQIKPQAICSSLTFCSSDQSNSWNSDQLTNHILEKVLPLIQENVHNVYTKASQEQGGNGDFPIPMPMCWMCKSFIGRFEAAIPKDAIAKSATALCLVLPGKIAGVCQCLVERYTVIILDLILGKLGPKLVCGLLFMCSTELPVMPVLSHDITCDMCLAVTYKVKPTLGENATEADIKAALLRVCADPELDRKECQNFIQEHLAQLIQILQKPWDAKRTCKDAGFCPAVTNPAPEHTGCAAGPLYWCRSLETAKECEALGHCLTHVWH; encoded by the exons ATGGAAGGGACACGCGTCACCTGGGTCTGCGTGCTGTGCGTCATCGCAG GTGTTTCTGGCAACGTCCTAGTGAAGGATGGATGTGCCCAGGGTCCAGAATTCTGGTGTCAGGATCTGGTGACGGCTGCTCAGTGTGGAGCCATCGATCACTGCAAGGACACTGTTTGGAAGGAAGGAGAG GAGACCCTGTGTGGGGAGTGTAAGCAGATTGTCGCAATAATGCTCAACATGGTGAAGGCATCGTCTATCCAG GACACCGTCAAGAGTTTCCTGCACAAGGAGTGCTCCCACTTGCCTATTACCCCTCTCATTGTCCAGTGTCACCAGTTAGTGGAACAGTATCAGGGCATCCTGGTTGATGTTTTGGAAAGTCAGATT AAGCCACAAGCTATATGTAGCTCCCTTACCTTCTGTTCATCGGACCAATCGAACAGCTGGAATTCGGATCAACTGACCAATCACATCCTGGAGAAAGTATTACCCCTTATCCAAGAGAATGTACACAACGTATATACCAAAGCTTCACAGGAACAG GGTGGAAATGGAGACTTCCCGATCCCAATGCCAATGTGCTGGATGTGTAAATCCTTCATTGGCCGCTTCGAGGCAGCCATACCAAAG GATGCCATTGCAAAGTCAGCCACAGCGCTGTGCCTCGTCCTGCCCGGGAAGATTGCTGGGGTGTGCCAGTGCTTGGTGGAGAGATATACCGTCATCATACTAGATCTCATTCTTGGCAAACTGGGGCCAAAACTGGTCTGTGGACTTCTGTTCATGTGTTCCACTG AGCTACCAGTAATGCCGGTCCTGAGTCACGATATCACGTGCGATATGTGTCTGGCCGTCACGTACAAAGTGAAACCCACTCTGGGTGAAAATGCCACCGAGGCCGACATAAAAGCTGCTCTCCTGCGAGTCTGCGCTGACCCGGAGCTGGACCGGAAGGAG TGCCAGAACTTTATACAAGAGCACCTGGCGCAGCTGATCCAGATTCTCCAGAAGCCGTGGGACGCCAAGAGAACATGCAAG GATGCAGGTTTTTGCCCCGCCGTCACTAATCCTGCCCCAGAACATACGGGGTGTGCAGCGGGACCATTGTATTGGTGCAGGAGCCTGGAAACAGCCAAAGAGTGCGAG gCTCTTGGTCACTGTCTGACCCACGTTTGGCATTAA